A region of Mesorhizobium sp. M3A.F.Ca.ET.080.04.2.1 DNA encodes the following proteins:
- a CDS encoding LysR family transcriptional regulator has translation MTLDQLRIFVAVAEHGHMTKAAELLGISQSAASAAIRALESQHGVRLFNRVGRNIELAQTGHRFLPEAKAVLERAAAAHNVLEHVSQTVTGSLSIAASQTIASYWLPRRLASFHEAYPAVRLSVTIGNTRQVETNVLDGRADFGLVEGRTESDILRRARVDEDRLMLVVARSHPDIPKTSAGKLDIRALRWIIREGGSGTREALEDFAHGEGVSPAELQIFLVLPSNEAVRQAVEAGAGATIISELVVARSLAEGSLRSAPVDLPKRDFAMITHRDRQASLAQMALKAHLTGKVEAPTGDRS, from the coding sequence ATGACCCTGGATCAGTTGCGCATATTCGTCGCCGTCGCCGAGCATGGCCATATGACCAAGGCGGCCGAGTTGCTCGGCATCTCGCAATCGGCCGCCTCCGCTGCCATCCGCGCGCTTGAAAGTCAGCATGGCGTGCGTCTGTTCAACCGGGTCGGCCGCAATATCGAGCTTGCCCAGACCGGCCACCGCTTCCTGCCGGAGGCGAAGGCGGTCCTTGAACGCGCCGCCGCCGCGCACAATGTGCTCGAACATGTGTCACAGACCGTGACCGGCAGCCTGTCGATCGCCGCGAGCCAGACCATCGCCAGCTATTGGCTGCCGCGCCGCCTCGCCTCGTTCCATGAAGCCTATCCGGCGGTGCGCCTCAGCGTCACCATTGGCAACACAAGGCAGGTCGAGACCAATGTGCTTGATGGCCGCGCAGATTTCGGCCTGGTCGAGGGGCGCACGGAGTCGGACATCCTGCGGCGTGCCCGGGTCGACGAGGACCGGCTCATGCTGGTGGTGGCGCGTTCGCATCCGGATATCCCGAAGACGTCGGCGGGCAAGCTCGACATCAGGGCATTGCGTTGGATCATCCGGGAAGGCGGTTCGGGTACACGTGAGGCGCTCGAAGACTTCGCCCACGGCGAGGGGGTTTCGCCGGCAGAGCTGCAGATATTTCTCGTGCTGCCGAGCAACGAGGCGGTACGCCAGGCCGTGGAAGCCGGTGCCGGCGCCACCATCATCTCCGAGCTTGTCGTCGCGCGCTCGCTGGCGGAGGGCAGCTTGAGGTCCGCGCCAGTCGATTTGCCGAAGCGTGATTTCGCCATGATCACCCACCGCGACCGGCAGGCGAGCCTGGCGCAGATGGCGCTCAAGGCGCATCTGACCGGCAAGGTGGAAGCGCCGACGGGGGACCGGAGCTAA
- a CDS encoding molybdopterin oxidoreductase family protein encodes MKHAPPRGANSAPSQRPLAETRAPDEGDGVDTSPSVSDRIAKTTCYMCACRCGIDVHIKDGKVRYINGNKDHPVNRGVICGKGSAGIMQHYSPARLKKPLLRSGPRGAGEFREIEWEEAFAIATERLSAIRSTDPKKLAFFTGRDQSQSLTGWWASQFGTPNFAAHGGFCSVNMAAGGLYTIGGSFWEFGEPDWDNTKYFMLFGVAEDHDSNPIKIGLGKLKARGAKVVSINPCRTGYNAIADDWIGIRPGTDGLFVLALIHELLKAGRVDLDYLLRYTNAAALVIQEPGAADDGLLVRDGGGNLLVWDRVAKTPVCATDSETKPALTGGYTVGGRRCVPVFQLIADRYLDDSYSPDAVAGRCGIPAETIRRIAAELAHVAFEQTIELPIAWTDWAGRRHETIKGRPVSMHAMRGISAHSNGFHTCRAIHLLQVLLGTVDVPGGFRFKPPYPRSAPPGPKPAGKNVRPMTALEGMPLGFVCGPDDLLLDEAGKPIRIDKAYSWEAPLAAHGLMHSVIRNAWAGDPYPIDTLMMYMSNMAWNSSMNTVETIAMLTDKDEAGDYKIPFIIYSDAYYSETVPFADLVLPDTTYLERHDCISLLDRPISHADGPGDAIRHPVVQPDRDVRPFQSVLIELGARLGLPGFVAEDGSARYRDYADYIVNHERAPGIGPLAGWRGKNGDAIGKGEINPDQLQRYIDNGGFWHHDFSEDQRYYKMGNRAYLDFAVQMGFIPKAEPIVFQLYSEPMQRFRLAARGHGKLQPSEAERDRIETYMDPLPFWYAPFEDDTVDVDKYPLHALTQRPMHMYHSWGSQNAWLRQITSQNRLFVHRQTAIGLGLADDDWVWIESVNGRVKGQIKLIDGVNPDTVWTWNAIGKRRGSWGLKDDAAESNRGFLLNHIIADQTAADANGKRYSNSDPVTGQAAWFDVRVRIARCERQEAGFTEPQFERFSQPPDVEPPPDVLRFGAALRIKREAAE; translated from the coding sequence ATGAAACACGCACCGCCGCGCGGCGCCAATTCCGCACCGTCGCAACGGCCGCTGGCCGAGACGCGCGCGCCCGACGAAGGCGATGGCGTCGACACCTCGCCCAGCGTCTCCGACCGCATCGCCAAGACGACCTGCTACATGTGCGCCTGCCGATGCGGCATCGACGTCCACATCAAGGACGGCAAGGTGCGCTACATCAACGGCAACAAGGACCATCCGGTGAACCGCGGCGTGATCTGCGGCAAGGGCAGCGCCGGCATCATGCAGCATTACAGCCCGGCGCGGCTGAAGAAGCCTCTGCTGCGCAGCGGACCGCGCGGCGCGGGCGAATTCCGGGAGATCGAGTGGGAAGAGGCATTCGCCATCGCCACCGAGCGGCTGTCGGCGATCCGCAGCACCGATCCGAAAAAGCTCGCCTTCTTCACTGGGCGCGACCAGTCGCAATCGCTGACCGGCTGGTGGGCAAGCCAGTTCGGCACGCCGAACTTCGCCGCCCATGGCGGCTTCTGCTCGGTCAATATGGCGGCCGGCGGCCTCTACACGATCGGCGGCTCTTTCTGGGAGTTCGGCGAGCCCGACTGGGACAACACGAAATACTTCATGCTGTTCGGCGTCGCCGAGGACCATGATTCCAACCCGATCAAGATCGGCCTCGGCAAGCTCAAGGCGCGCGGCGCCAAGGTGGTGTCGATCAACCCGTGCCGCACCGGCTACAATGCGATCGCCGACGACTGGATCGGCATCCGGCCGGGCACGGACGGCCTGTTCGTGCTGGCGCTGATCCACGAACTGCTCAAGGCCGGACGCGTCGATCTCGACTATCTGCTGCGCTACACCAACGCTGCAGCCCTGGTGATCCAGGAGCCCGGCGCAGCCGATGACGGGCTGCTCGTTCGCGACGGCGGCGGCAATCTCCTGGTCTGGGACAGGGTGGCAAAAACTCCGGTCTGCGCAACCGACTCCGAAACGAAGCCGGCGCTGACCGGCGGCTACACGGTCGGCGGCCGGCGCTGCGTGCCGGTGTTCCAGCTGATCGCGGACCGTTACCTCGACGACAGCTATTCGCCGGATGCGGTCGCCGGCCGGTGCGGCATCCCCGCCGAGACGATCCGCCGGATCGCGGCGGAACTGGCGCACGTCGCCTTCGAACAGACGATCGAATTGCCGATCGCCTGGACCGATTGGGCGGGCCGCCGCCATGAGACGATCAAGGGGCGACCGGTGTCGATGCACGCCATGCGCGGCATCTCAGCCCATTCCAACGGTTTTCACACCTGCCGCGCCATCCATCTGCTTCAGGTGTTGTTGGGCACCGTGGACGTGCCAGGCGGCTTCCGCTTCAAGCCGCCCTACCCGCGCTCGGCGCCGCCGGGGCCGAAGCCCGCCGGCAAGAATGTCCGACCGATGACCGCACTGGAAGGCATGCCGCTCGGCTTCGTCTGCGGTCCCGACGATCTGCTGCTCGACGAGGCCGGCAAACCGATCCGCATCGACAAGGCCTATTCCTGGGAAGCGCCTCTAGCCGCGCACGGGCTGATGCACAGCGTCATCCGCAATGCCTGGGCAGGCGATCCTTATCCGATCGACACGTTGATGATGTACATGTCGAACATGGCCTGGAACTCGTCCATGAACACGGTCGAGACGATCGCCATGCTGACCGACAAGGACGAGGCTGGCGACTACAAGATTCCCTTCATCATCTATTCCGACGCCTATTATTCCGAGACGGTGCCATTCGCCGACCTGGTGCTGCCCGACACCACCTATCTGGAGCGGCACGACTGCATCAGCCTGCTCGACCGGCCGATCAGCCATGCCGACGGGCCGGGCGATGCCATCCGCCATCCGGTCGTGCAGCCGGACCGCGATGTGCGCCCGTTCCAGTCGGTGCTGATCGAACTCGGCGCGCGGCTCGGCTTGCCCGGCTTCGTCGCCGAGGACGGCTCGGCCAGGTACCGCGACTATGCCGATTACATCGTCAACCATGAACGCGCGCCCGGCATCGGCCCGCTTGCCGGCTGGCGCGGCAAGAACGGCGACGCAATCGGCAAGGGCGAGATCAATCCGGACCAGCTGCAGCGCTACATCGACAATGGCGGCTTCTGGCACCACGACTTCAGCGAGGACCAGCGCTATTACAAGATGGGCAACCGCGCCTATCTCGATTTTGCGGTGCAGATGGGCTTCATACCGAAAGCGGAGCCAATCGTCTTCCAGCTCTATTCGGAACCGATGCAGCGCTTCCGGCTCGCCGCGCGCGGCCATGGAAAGCTGCAGCCGTCCGAGGCGGAGCGCGACCGCATCGAGACCTATATGGACCCGTTGCCCTTTTGGTATGCCCCCTTCGAGGACGACACTGTCGACGTCGACAAATATCCGCTGCATGCGCTGACGCAGCGGCCGATGCACATGTACCACTCATGGGGTTCGCAGAATGCGTGGCTCCGACAGATCACCAGCCAGAACAGGCTGTTCGTGCACCGTCAGACAGCGATCGGGCTCGGCCTGGCCGACGACGACTGGGTGTGGATCGAGAGCGTCAACGGCCGGGTGAAAGGGCAGATCAAGCTGATCGACGGCGTGAACCCGGACACGGTGTGGACCTGGAACGCGATCGGCAAGCGGCGCGGCAGCTGGGGGCTGAAGGACGACGCGGCGGAATCCAATCGCGGCTTCCTGCTCAACCACATCATCGCCGACCAGACCGCGGCCGATGCCAACGGCAAGCGATATTCGAATTCCGATCCGGTCACGGGACAGGCGGCATGGTTCGACGTGCGCGTGCGCATCGCCAGATGCGAACGGCAAGAAGCCGGTTTCACCGAGCCGCAATTCGAACGCTTCAGCCAGCCGCCAGATGTCGAGCCGCCGCCTGACGTGCTTCGCTTCGGCGCAGCGCTCCGCATAAAAAGGGAGGCCGCGGAATGA
- a CDS encoding 4Fe-4S dicluster domain-containing protein, whose product MTCLPAHTEKKLGLVIDLDTCVGCQACVTACKEWNTGGHMAPLTDIDPYGGHVDGVWFNRVHTYEHMTEMGGRTVNFPRSCLHCEQPACVTVCPTGASYKRASDGIVLVDEDKCIGCKLCSWACPYGAREFDTDVGVMKKCTLCVDRIYNDNLAEEDRVPACVAACPTSARHFGDLGDPASAISQLVEARGGVELMPELGYKPTNRYLPPRARTERAARVDAPALEPIRAEGGFLGWIDRMLSN is encoded by the coding sequence ATGACCTGTCTTCCCGCGCATACCGAGAAAAAACTCGGTCTCGTCATCGACCTCGACACCTGCGTCGGCTGCCAGGCCTGCGTCACCGCTTGCAAGGAATGGAACACCGGCGGCCACATGGCGCCGCTGACCGACATCGACCCTTATGGCGGGCATGTCGACGGCGTCTGGTTCAACCGCGTGCACACTTACGAGCACATGACCGAGATGGGCGGTCGCACGGTCAACTTCCCGCGCTCCTGCCTGCATTGCGAACAGCCGGCCTGCGTCACCGTCTGCCCGACCGGCGCTTCCTACAAGCGTGCTTCGGACGGCATCGTGCTGGTCGACGAGGACAAATGCATCGGCTGCAAGCTGTGCAGCTGGGCCTGTCCCTATGGCGCGCGCGAGTTCGACACGGACGTCGGTGTGATGAAGAAATGCACGCTGTGCGTCGACCGCATCTACAACGATAATCTGGCCGAAGAGGACCGCGTGCCGGCCTGCGTCGCCGCCTGCCCGACCAGCGCCCGGCATTTCGGCGATCTCGGCGATCCGGCTTCGGCGATCTCGCAGCTTGTCGAGGCGCGCGGCGGCGTCGAGCTGATGCCGGAGCTTGGCTACAAACCAACCAATAGATACCTGCCGCCGCGCGCTCGCACCGAGCGCGCCGCAAGAGTGGATGCGCCGGCGCTGGAGCCTATCCGCGCCGAAGGCGGATTCCTCGGCTGGATCGACCGCATGCTTTCGAACTGA
- a CDS encoding DmsC/YnfH family molybdoenzyme membrane anchor subunit, with translation MHPAISVVFFTTATGAGYGLLALLGVLGGLGYVEPGFWFGLVSMALALGLIVAGLLSSTGHLGRPERAWRAFSQWRSSWLSREGVASVATFIPAALFGIGWAVLGRSGGWVAVAGLLAAAGGAATVGATGMIYASLKPIAQWHSRYTLPAYLVFAAMTGAVLLNALLQGFGRGSTSVLACAGLATLAGWGWKLATWRHNDRLELPTSTNAATGLAGGTVRSIEWPHTEENYVLKEMGFRIARKHSARLRRITNFLAFAAPAVLLGIAFLLPWPVAAATASVLAALLQFAGMLVERWLFFAEAKHTVTLYYGR, from the coding sequence ATGCATCCCGCCATCTCCGTCGTTTTCTTCACCACTGCGACCGGCGCTGGCTATGGCCTGCTGGCGCTGCTCGGCGTGCTCGGCGGCTTGGGGTATGTTGAACCAGGGTTCTGGTTCGGACTTGTCAGCATGGCCCTGGCGCTTGGCCTGATTGTCGCTGGCCTCCTCTCCTCGACCGGCCATCTGGGGCGACCCGAGAGAGCCTGGCGCGCCTTCTCGCAGTGGCGCAGTTCCTGGCTGTCGCGCGAGGGCGTGGCGTCGGTCGCGACGTTCATTCCGGCCGCGCTGTTCGGCATCGGCTGGGCAGTCCTTGGGCGAAGCGGCGGCTGGGTGGCCGTTGCCGGACTGCTGGCAGCGGCCGGAGGGGCTGCCACGGTCGGCGCGACGGGCATGATCTATGCCTCGCTGAAGCCGATCGCGCAGTGGCACAGCCGCTATACTTTGCCGGCTTATCTTGTCTTCGCGGCCATGACCGGCGCCGTGTTGCTCAACGCCCTGCTTCAGGGTTTCGGCCGCGGGTCGACGTCAGTGCTGGCCTGCGCGGGGCTCGCCACGCTCGCCGGCTGGGGCTGGAAGCTGGCGACATGGCGGCACAATGACCGGCTGGAGCTCCCGACCAGCACCAATGCGGCGACGGGCCTGGCCGGCGGCACCGTGCGCTCGATCGAGTGGCCGCATACCGAGGAAAATTACGTGCTCAAGGAAATGGGATTCCGCATCGCACGCAAGCACAGCGCGAGGCTGCGGCGGATCACGAACTTCCTGGCTTTTGCCGCGCCCGCTGTCCTGCTGGGTATTGCGTTCCTCTTGCCATGGCCAGTCGCGGCCGCAACGGCGTCAGTGCTTGCAGCGCTCCTGCAGTTCGCCGGCATGCTGGTAGAGCGCTGGCTGTTCTTCGCGGAAGCGAAGCACACCGTAACGCTCTACTATGGTCGGTAG
- the pdeM gene encoding ligase-associated DNA damage response endonuclease PdeM gives MNFSLSRASLIAEADLVGIAGERAVCDRRGGLYFPDLRLLAVSDLHLEKGSSFARRGTLIPPYDTSATLLQLQAVIADYQPRIVVSLGDSFHDGGGAGRMHQSFRDRLEAMMAGRDWFWVAGNHDPDAPADLPGETVKELAIGALLFRHEPSKQRVEGEIAGHLHPCARIVQRGRSVRRRCFAGDGGRMIMPAFGAYTGSLNVLDRAYAGLFRLETLVAYMLGAQRIFAISGSMLRPG, from the coding sequence ATGAATTTTTCGCTGTCGCGCGCGTCGCTGATCGCCGAGGCCGATCTTGTCGGCATCGCCGGCGAACGCGCGGTCTGCGACCGGCGCGGCGGGCTCTACTTCCCCGATCTGCGGCTGCTTGCGGTCTCCGACCTGCATCTCGAGAAAGGCTCGTCCTTCGCCAGGCGCGGCACCCTCATCCCGCCCTACGACACCAGCGCGACGCTGCTGCAACTGCAGGCGGTGATCGCCGACTATCAGCCGCGCATCGTTGTCAGCCTCGGCGATTCCTTCCACGATGGCGGCGGCGCCGGGCGCATGCACCAAAGTTTCCGCGATCGTCTGGAGGCGATGATGGCCGGCCGCGACTGGTTCTGGGTCGCCGGCAACCACGATCCGGATGCGCCGGCCGACTTGCCCGGCGAGACGGTGAAGGAACTCGCCATTGGTGCGCTGCTGTTCCGGCACGAACCTTCAAAGCAGAGGGTGGAAGGCGAGATCGCGGGTCACCTGCATCCTTGCGCGCGCATCGTGCAGCGTGGCCGCTCGGTCAGGCGTCGCTGCTTTGCCGGCGATGGCGGCCGCATGATCATGCCGGCCTTCGGCGCCTATACCGGCTCGCTCAACGTGCTCGACCGCGCCTATGCGGGCCTGTTCCGGCTGGAAACGCTGGTGGCCTATATGCTGGGCGCCCAACGCATCTTCGCTATTTCCGGCTCGATGCTGCGGCCGGGCTGA
- a CDS encoding ligase-associated DNA damage response DEXH box helicase, which translates to MTEQPRLAELNAAVVLPEPFVKWFAAKGWSPRAHQLELLAKAQGGQSALLIAPTGAGKTLAGFLPSLTELAKRPRRKPGEAHRGIHTLYISPLKALAVDIERNLGRPVEEIGLPVTIETRTGDTPSHKRQRQKLAPPDILLTTPEQLALLIASNDARRFFEDLRYVVLDELHSLVTSKRGHLLALGLARLRAFVPKLQTIGLSATVAEPDELRRWLVSQASPGAMSELIVVTGGAKPEISILDSEERVPWAGHSARYATPEIYREIKRHKTTLLFVNTRSQAELLFQELWRVNDDTLPIALHHGSLDVAQRRRVEKAMGENALRAIVATSTLDLGIDWGDVDLVVHVGAPKGASRLAQRIGRANHRMDEPSKAILIPANRFEVLECRAALDANYLGAQDTPPLVDGGLDVLAQHVLGCACGAPFHADALFDEVTTATPYAGLDRPTFDRVVEFVATGGYALRNYERYARIRRTKEGLWRVSNPRMAQQYRLNVGTIIEVPALNVRYVQAGSKGAASRGGRVLGKIEEAFLETLTHGDTFMFAGRVLRFEGIRENECFVSNAPGSDAKVPYYGGGKFPLSTYLAEQVRAMLDDPQRWKKLPEQVADWLRFQADKSVLPKRDDLLIETFPRGNRYYLVAYPFEGRLAHQTLGMLLTRRLDRAGAKPVGFVATDYALAIWSLADMGRMFSNRKPSLAALFDQDMLGDDLEAWFADSWLLKRTFRNCALISGLIEKRHPGKEKSGRQVTVSTDLIYDVLRSHEPDHILLQATRADAATGLLDVSRLAEMLSRIRGRIVHKNLEQISPLAVPIMLEIGKMPVHGEADETLLMDAATLVEEAMGPEMMD; encoded by the coding sequence GTGACAGAGCAGCCGCGCCTTGCCGAACTGAATGCCGCCGTCGTCCTGCCCGAGCCATTCGTCAAATGGTTTGCCGCAAAGGGCTGGTCGCCGCGCGCCCATCAGCTCGAACTGCTGGCGAAGGCTCAAGGTGGACAATCGGCCTTGCTGATCGCGCCGACCGGCGCCGGCAAGACGCTGGCTGGCTTCCTGCCTTCGCTCACCGAGCTTGCCAAACGGCCGCGCCGCAAGCCGGGCGAAGCGCATCGCGGCATCCACACGCTCTACATCTCGCCTCTCAAGGCACTGGCTGTCGACATCGAGCGCAATCTCGGCAGGCCGGTCGAGGAGATCGGGCTCCCGGTCACCATCGAGACACGCACCGGCGACACGCCCTCGCACAAGCGCCAGCGGCAGAAGCTGGCGCCGCCCGACATATTGCTCACCACGCCCGAACAGCTTGCCCTGCTGATCGCCTCGAACGATGCCAGGCGCTTCTTCGAGGACCTGCGCTATGTCGTGCTCGACGAACTGCATTCGCTGGTCACCTCGAAACGCGGTCATCTGCTGGCGCTCGGCTTGGCGCGGCTGCGCGCTTTTGTCCCCAAGCTGCAGACCATAGGCCTGTCAGCCACAGTCGCCGAGCCGGACGAATTGCGGCGCTGGCTGGTCAGCCAGGCTTCCCCGGGAGCGATGTCCGAGCTTATTGTGGTCACCGGCGGCGCGAAGCCCGAAATCTCCATCCTCGACTCCGAAGAGCGGGTTCCCTGGGCCGGCCATTCGGCCCGCTACGCCACCCCGGAAATCTACCGCGAGATCAAGCGTCACAAGACCACTCTGCTCTTCGTCAACACACGCAGCCAGGCCGAGTTGCTGTTTCAGGAACTGTGGCGTGTCAATGACGACACGCTGCCGATCGCGCTCCATCACGGCTCGCTCGACGTCGCGCAGCGGCGGCGGGTCGAAAAGGCGATGGGCGAAAATGCGCTGCGTGCCATCGTCGCCACCTCGACCTTGGATCTCGGCATCGACTGGGGCGACGTCGACCTGGTCGTGCATGTCGGCGCGCCGAAGGGCGCCAGCCGCCTGGCGCAGCGCATCGGCCGCGCCAATCACCGCATGGACGAGCCCTCCAAGGCGATCCTCATTCCTGCCAACCGCTTCGAGGTGCTGGAATGCCGGGCGGCGCTGGACGCCAACTATCTCGGCGCTCAGGACACGCCGCCTCTCGTAGACGGAGGGCTCGACGTGTTGGCGCAGCACGTGCTGGGCTGCGCCTGCGGGGCGCCTTTCCATGCCGATGCGCTGTTCGACGAAGTGACCACGGCTACGCCTTATGCGGGTCTCGACAGGCCGACCTTCGACAGGGTCGTCGAGTTCGTCGCGACGGGCGGATATGCACTGAGAAATTATGAGCGCTATGCCCGTATCCGCCGGACCAAGGAGGGCTTGTGGCGGGTATCCAATCCCCGCATGGCTCAGCAGTACAGGTTGAATGTAGGCACCATCATCGAAGTGCCGGCGCTCAATGTTCGCTACGTCCAGGCTGGAAGCAAAGGCGCTGCCTCGCGCGGCGGCAGGGTGCTGGGAAAGATCGAGGAAGCGTTTCTGGAGACCTTGACCCACGGCGACACGTTCATGTTCGCCGGCAGGGTCCTGCGCTTCGAGGGCATCCGCGAAAATGAGTGCTTCGTGTCGAACGCTCCCGGCAGCGACGCGAAGGTGCCTTACTATGGCGGAGGCAAGTTCCCGCTCTCGACCTATCTCGCCGAGCAGGTGCGCGCCATGCTCGACGATCCGCAGCGCTGGAAGAAGCTGCCCGAGCAGGTGGCGGACTGGCTGCGGTTCCAGGCCGACAAGTCCGTCCTGCCGAAGCGGGACGATCTGTTGATCGAGACGTTTCCACGCGGCAACCGGTACTACCTCGTTGCCTACCCGTTCGAAGGCAGGCTCGCGCATCAAACGCTCGGCATGCTGCTGACCCGCCGCCTGGACCGGGCGGGCGCCAAACCGGTCGGCTTCGTCGCCACCGACTATGCACTGGCCATCTGGTCGCTGGCCGACATGGGCCGGATGTTCAGCAACAGAAAGCCCTCGCTCGCCGCGCTCTTCGATCAGGACATGCTCGGCGACGATCTCGAGGCATGGTTCGCCGACAGCTGGCTGCTGAAACGCACCTTCAGGAACTGCGCGCTCATTTCAGGGCTGATCGAGAAGCGCCATCCCGGCAAGGAGAAAAGCGGCCGCCAGGTCACCGTGTCGACAGACCTGATCTATGATGTGCTGCGCAGCCATGAGCCCGACCATATCCTGCTGCAGGCGACCCGTGCGGATGCCGCGACAGGATTGCTCGATGTCAGTAGGCTTGCGGAGATGCTCTCGCGCATCCGCGGTCGAATCGTGCATAAGAATCTCGAACAGATATCGCCGTTGGCGGTGCCGATCATGCTCGAGATCGGCAAGATGCCGGTGCATGGCGAGGCGGACGAGACGCTATTGATGGATGCCGCCACCCTCGTCGAAGAGGCCATGGGGCCGGAAATGATGGACTAG
- a CDS encoding ISAs1 family transposase codes for MGRQSNEGETAISSLESYFGALPDPRAGNATHRLGDLIVMMIAASLCGASNATEFSLFAQERKQALSRLIEYEVAPSHDTFSRLLRLLDPEAFGRAFAAFAAGFARACEEVVSLDGKALRRAYEKGLAASPPLTVSAFAAETRLCLAAVSPGAGENEVEAALRVVELIDLTGRMVTADALHCHTRMAKAITERGGDYLLALKGNRRHWVAHAKQQLTEITPAVAERTETSHGRSEWRQAEVVAAAEPLMPGHKAFIRITSRRDQTKPLTRLFMASTLLSPQQALELTRAHWQIENGLHWMLDVHLDEDQSRARKDNAPANTALLNRIARNILQGADVDKVPISHRIKKCAWNDDYLIQALTHMR; via the coding sequence TTGGGCAGGCAGTCGAACGAAGGAGAGACTGCCATTTCCAGCCTTGAGAGCTATTTTGGCGCGCTGCCCGATCCGCGCGCCGGCAATGCCACGCATCGGCTTGGCGATTTGATCGTGATGATGATCGCGGCGAGCCTGTGCGGGGCGAGCAATGCGACGGAGTTCTCGTTGTTCGCGCAAGAGCGCAAGCAGGCGCTGTCGCGGTTGATCGAATATGAGGTGGCGCCCAGCCACGACACCTTCTCGCGGCTGTTGCGGCTGCTGGATCCAGAGGCGTTCGGCCGTGCTTTCGCCGCCTTTGCCGCGGGCTTCGCGCGTGCCTGCGAGGAGGTGGTCTCGCTCGACGGCAAGGCGCTGCGGCGAGCCTATGAGAAGGGCCTTGCGGCCAGTCCGCCGCTGACGGTGTCAGCCTTCGCCGCCGAGACGCGGCTGTGTCTGGCGGCGGTATCGCCCGGCGCCGGAGAGAACGAGGTCGAGGCAGCCCTCAGGGTCGTCGAACTCATTGATCTTACTGGCAGAATGGTCACCGCCGATGCGCTCCACTGTCACACGCGCATGGCAAAGGCCATCACCGAACGCGGCGGCGACTACCTGCTCGCGCTTAAAGGAAACCGCCGGCACTGGGTTGCTCACGCCAAGCAACAACTGACCGAGATCACCCCCGCTGTCGCGGAGCGGACTGAAACCAGCCATGGCCGCAGCGAATGGCGGCAGGCCGAGGTCGTGGCGGCGGCCGAACCGCTGATGCCCGGTCACAAAGCCTTCATCCGCATCACCAGCCGGCGCGACCAGACCAAGCCGCTGACGCGCCTGTTCATGGCTTCCACATTGCTATCACCGCAACAGGCGCTCGAACTCACAAGAGCCCATTGGCAGATCGAGAATGGGCTGCATTGGATGCTCGACGTCCATCTGGACGAGGATCAATCCCGCGCCCGCAAGGACAATGCTCCCGCCAACACCGCGCTCCTCAACCGCATCGCCAGAAACATCCTTCAGGGCGCCGATGTCGACAAAGTCCCCATTAGCCACCGCATCAAGAAATGCGCCTGGAATGACGACTACCTCATCCAGGCGCTTACTCATATGCGATAG
- a CDS encoding NlpC/P60 family protein: protein MTARDARLHAFRSDLADARLKGRVAADRFVAGRPARIAASVADLRKTPRPDAGVDTQALFGDDVLVFEEAEGWAWVQAEADGYVGYVADTVLGPREKTPTHIVSVPRTFVYPGPDLRFPTAGQLSMGSCVTVTRSAETRGTHYALLPSGQAVIARHLRPLAEVGDDYVTIAESFLGTPYLWGGVSGFGIDCSGLVQLSMRMAGRNVLRDTDMQAASIGSPFEPGPDFSGLRRGDLVFWKGHVAIMTDAKDMVHANGHTMLVSREGLKEAVERISYLYGGPTGFRRP, encoded by the coding sequence TTGACCGCCAGGGACGCCCGCCTTCACGCCTTTCGTTCCGACCTTGCCGATGCCAGGCTGAAAGGGAGGGTGGCGGCCGACCGCTTCGTCGCCGGCCGCCCGGCGCGGATCGCCGCCTCGGTCGCCGATTTGCGCAAGACGCCGCGCCCCGATGCCGGCGTCGACACGCAGGCGCTGTTCGGCGACGACGTGCTGGTCTTCGAGGAGGCGGAAGGCTGGGCTTGGGTTCAGGCCGAGGCCGACGGTTATGTCGGCTATGTCGCGGACACGGTGCTGGGCCCGCGCGAGAAGACGCCGACCCACATCGTCTCGGTGCCGCGCACCTTTGTCTATCCCGGCCCGGACCTGCGCTTCCCGACAGCTGGCCAATTGTCGATGGGGTCTTGCGTGACGGTGACACGCTCCGCCGAAACGCGCGGCACGCATTATGCGCTGCTCCCCTCCGGCCAGGCTGTCATCGCCCGCCATCTGCGGCCGCTCGCCGAGGTCGGCGATGACTATGTCACGATTGCCGAAAGCTTCCTCGGCACGCCCTATCTCTGGGGCGGCGTTTCCGGCTTCGGCATCGACTGCTCCGGTCTCGTCCAACTGTCGATGCGCATGGCCGGCCGCAACGTGCTGCGCGATACCGACATGCAGGCGGCGAGCATTGGCTCGCCATTCGAGCCCGGTCCGGATTTCTCAGGACTGCGGCGCGGCGACCTCGTCTTCTGGAAAGGCCATGTCGCGATCATGACCGACGCCAAAGACATGGTCCACGCCAACGGCCACACCATGCTGGTCTCGCGCGAGGGGCTGAAGGAGGCGGTTGAGCGCATCAGCTATCTTTATGGCGGCCCGACGGGGTTTAGGAGGCCATAG